A genomic segment from Meiothermus sp. Pnk-1 encodes:
- a CDS encoding SMP-30/gluconolactonase/LRE family protein, translating to MSRNPLQGFRVERNQIGFVGHDLQRPECILAEPDGTLWVADARGGVVHIDPDGQQILITPKTQPQEASFEERYVEAKGSLPNGLCFDQEGKLIVANWGTNAIERMSRDGHLETLYTEVDGKPLGKVNFPLRDSKGRIWFSVTTRTEPWTEQVNTKVSDGYIGLIDEKGIRVVAEGFCGTNEIRFDAQEEWLYVVESTARRITRLRHKDGKLFEREVYGPQELEGHPDGFAFDAHGNLWVTLVFLDKLIAITPEGEVLELLDNSNPEANAVYERHFRAGTLTPGIMAANHGTLCPWMASLTFGGPDLRTVYLGSLRGTRIPFFRSPVPGQPMIHWQRR from the coding sequence ATGAGCCGGAATCCGCTACAAGGCTTTCGGGTTGAGCGTAACCAGATTGGCTTCGTAGGCCACGACCTGCAACGCCCCGAGTGTATTCTGGCCGAGCCGGACGGTACGCTCTGGGTGGCCGACGCCCGCGGGGGGGTGGTGCATATCGACCCGGATGGCCAGCAGATCCTCATTACTCCCAAGACGCAGCCACAGGAGGCTTCCTTCGAAGAGCGCTACGTGGAGGCCAAGGGCTCGCTGCCCAACGGGCTCTGCTTCGACCAGGAGGGGAAGCTCATCGTCGCCAACTGGGGCACCAACGCCATAGAACGCATGTCCCGCGATGGCCATCTGGAAACCCTCTACACCGAAGTAGATGGGAAGCCCCTAGGCAAGGTCAACTTCCCCCTGCGCGACAGCAAGGGGCGCATCTGGTTCAGCGTGACCACCCGTACCGAGCCCTGGACCGAGCAGGTCAACACCAAGGTCAGCGATGGCTATATTGGCCTCATCGACGAAAAGGGCATCCGTGTCGTGGCCGAGGGATTTTGCGGCACCAACGAGATCCGCTTTGATGCGCAGGAGGAGTGGCTTTATGTGGTGGAGAGCACTGCCCGGCGCATCACCCGGCTTCGCCACAAGGACGGAAAACTCTTCGAGCGTGAAGTCTACGGACCGCAGGAGCTCGAGGGCCACCCCGACGGCTTCGCCTTCGACGCCCATGGTAACCTCTGGGTAACCCTGGTCTTCTTGGACAAGCTCATCGCCATTACCCCCGAAGGGGAGGTGCTGGAGCTTTTGGACAACTCCAACCCTGAGGCCAATGCGGTCTACGAGCGGCACTTCCGGGCCGGTACCCTGACCCCTGGGATCATGGCCGCCAACCACGGTACCCTTTGTCCCTGGATGGCTAGCTTGACCTTTGGAGGGCCCGACCTGCGTACGGTCTACCTGGGTAGCCTGCGGGGTACCCGAATTCCTTTCTTCCGCAGCCCGGTGCCGGGTCAGCCGATGATCCACTGGCAAAGGAGGTAG
- a CDS encoding tetratricopeptide repeat protein, with the protein MRKIPLEDARISLEALLDSARTAPALRLLEELINQAATHQAAEKVAGLFDLLPEGLLQREVSFGQLYAAALCRSRQADRLLAYLETLTPPIPPALQTYRAWALLRKERYAEALGQLEALQGCEVGDRGLYWRTKGEALFRLGRADWHQAFLKAREHLKGSALGRCLVDEGGLLYLAGQRSAARVLWGEALAYLRDDPYYLAWTRHSLGMALINDRPEEAEAHLLEAVRLSRKAVAREFQARALCGLGAVRRAFGEWERALSSYREAIRVARERDDRQQALWGYGHTLRLLGRLEEALAQLTLARELDPSPATSWLNADIAAVRLMLGDARGAREALSQALSLGERGKIVRRVVQAALGPAEAARSWLEGLEPTKLWVREELHCFPELRALLAAPELGGQRYWVEVNPFGALEVRVNGRPVPISPTGRPGELLVFLLENGGSAGVEQLLDQLYRDNRPQERKALWETAERLRRALGWKGSVRVRGGVYRLDPEAKWVYRDRPPPGAGEFMVGHYANWVQERRHSLNWVIERD; encoded by the coding sequence GTGAGAAAGATCCCCCTCGAAGATGCTCGGATCAGCCTCGAGGCCCTGCTGGACTCGGCCCGCACGGCCCCGGCGCTTCGGCTGTTGGAAGAGCTGATTAACCAGGCGGCGACCCATCAGGCCGCGGAGAAGGTGGCAGGGCTGTTCGATCTGCTGCCCGAAGGGCTGCTGCAACGGGAGGTCTCCTTCGGGCAGCTCTACGCCGCAGCGCTGTGCCGTTCCCGGCAGGCCGATAGGCTGCTGGCCTACCTCGAGACCCTCACCCCGCCGATTCCCCCGGCCCTGCAGACCTACCGGGCTTGGGCTCTGTTGCGGAAGGAGCGGTATGCGGAGGCCCTGGGCCAGCTCGAGGCCCTCCAGGGCTGTGAGGTCGGCGACCGGGGGCTCTACTGGCGCACCAAGGGGGAAGCGCTCTTCCGCCTGGGCCGGGCCGACTGGCACCAGGCCTTCCTGAAGGCCAGGGAGCACCTGAAGGGCTCGGCGCTGGGCCGCTGCTTGGTGGACGAGGGCGGGCTGCTCTACCTCGCGGGCCAGCGCTCGGCGGCGCGGGTGCTCTGGGGCGAGGCCCTGGCCTACCTGCGCGACGATCCCTACTACCTGGCCTGGACCCGGCACAGCCTGGGGATGGCCCTCATCAACGACCGCCCCGAGGAGGCCGAAGCCCACCTCCTCGAGGCCGTCCGCCTCAGCCGCAAGGCGGTGGCGCGGGAATTCCAGGCTCGGGCCCTGTGCGGTCTGGGCGCCGTGCGCCGCGCCTTTGGCGAGTGGGAACGGGCGCTGAGCAGCTATCGGGAGGCAATCCGGGTGGCCCGCGAGCGGGATGACCGCCAGCAGGCCCTGTGGGGCTACGGCCACACCCTGCGCCTGCTGGGCCGGCTCGAGGAGGCCCTGGCCCAGCTCACGCTGGCGCGGGAACTCGACCCCTCCCCGGCGACGAGCTGGCTCAACGCCGACATCGCCGCGGTGCGGCTGATGCTGGGGGACGCCAGGGGAGCCCGGGAAGCCCTGAGCCAGGCGCTTTCGCTGGGCGAACGCGGGAAGATCGTGCGGCGGGTGGTGCAGGCGGCCCTGGGGCCAGCGGAAGCCGCCCGCTCCTGGCTGGAGGGCCTCGAGCCCACCAAGCTCTGGGTGCGGGAAGAGCTCCACTGCTTCCCCGAGCTGAGGGCCCTCCTGGCCGCGCCCGAGCTGGGAGGGCAGAGGTACTGGGTGGAGGTCAACCCCTTTGGCGCGCTCGAGGTCAGGGTCAATGGCCGCCCGGTGCCGATCAGCCCCACCGGCAGGCCGGGGGAGTTGTTGGTCTTCCTGCTGGAGAATGGCGGGAGCGCCGGGGTGGAGCAGCTCCTCGACCAGCTTTACCGCGACAACCGGCCCCAAGAGCGCAAAGCGCTGTGGGAGACCGCCGAACGGCTGCGGAGGGCGCTGGGGTGGAAGGGGAGCGTGCGGGTCAGGGGGGGAGTCTACCGGCTCGACCCCGAGGCAAAGTGGGTCTACCGGGATCGGCCTCCCCCGGGGGCGGGTGAGTTCATGGTGGGCCACTACGCCAACTGGGTTCAGGAGCGACGCCACAGCCTGAACTGGGTGATCGAAAGGGACTGA
- a CDS encoding FAD-dependent oxidoreductase — translation MSVHKVLIVGGGIAGLCTAVGLKDSGIQVEIVEQNPKWDVYGVGIIQLANALRALAALSLAQEALAQGFPMSALVMWRPDGIPIATLPQPAIAGPNFPPQNGIARPRLHAILQKAAQAAGAQVRLGLSVQTLEQGEGGVRVTFTDGSQGIYDLVVGADGLRSRVRQLVFPEVPPPQYEEQVVWRYNLPRPPEVDNIWMWMGEPKVGIVPLGAELMYMFITDPAPGQPPRYPEAALAEEMRKRLDGYRHIPLLAQLREQITESSKVVLRPFETILVPAPWHRGRVVLVGDAAHAMTAHIAQGAAMAIEDAVVLSEELRRAPSLEAALEAYNRRRFDRVRRMVEMSRQLCIWERTHDPEADPVGVTRASMELAAQPI, via the coding sequence ATGAGCGTCCATAAAGTGCTGATCGTAGGTGGGGGAATCGCCGGGCTCTGCACCGCGGTGGGCCTCAAGGATAGCGGCATCCAGGTCGAGATCGTCGAGCAAAACCCAAAGTGGGACGTCTACGGGGTGGGCATCATCCAGCTCGCTAACGCGCTCCGGGCTTTGGCTGCTTTGAGCTTGGCTCAGGAAGCCCTTGCCCAAGGGTTTCCCATGTCCGCCCTAGTGATGTGGCGGCCCGACGGCATTCCCATCGCCACCCTGCCCCAGCCCGCCATTGCCGGCCCCAACTTCCCTCCGCAAAACGGCATCGCCCGGCCTCGGCTGCACGCCATCCTGCAAAAAGCCGCCCAAGCCGCAGGGGCCCAGGTGCGGCTGGGCCTGAGCGTGCAAACCCTGGAGCAGGGCGAAGGGGGGGTCAGGGTTACCTTTACCGACGGCAGCCAAGGGATCTACGACCTGGTGGTGGGGGCCGATGGGCTGCGCTCGAGGGTACGCCAGCTGGTCTTCCCCGAGGTGCCCCCGCCCCAGTACGAAGAACAGGTGGTCTGGCGCTACAACCTGCCCAGGCCCCCCGAGGTGGACAACATCTGGATGTGGATGGGGGAGCCCAAGGTGGGGATTGTGCCATTGGGCGCCGAACTTATGTACATGTTCATCACCGATCCAGCCCCCGGCCAGCCCCCCCGCTACCCCGAGGCGGCCTTGGCCGAGGAGATGCGCAAGCGCCTGGACGGTTACCGGCACATCCCGCTGCTGGCCCAGCTGCGTGAGCAGATCACCGAGTCTAGCAAGGTGGTGCTGCGCCCCTTCGAGACCATCCTGGTGCCGGCTCCCTGGCACCGGGGCCGGGTGGTGCTGGTGGGCGATGCAGCCCACGCTATGACCGCCCATATCGCCCAGGGTGCGGCTATGGCCATCGAGGACGCGGTGGTTTTGAGCGAGGAATTGCGCCGGGCGCCCAGCCTAGAGGCCGCCCTGGAAGCCTACAATCGCCGCCGTTTCGACCGGGTGCGCCGGATGGTGGAGATGTCCCGCCAGCTCTGCATCTGGGAGCGTACCCACGACCCCGAAGCCGACCCCGTGGGGGTGACCCGGGCCTCCATGGAGCTGGCTGCTCAGCCGATATGA
- a CDS encoding NAD-dependent epimerase/dehydratase family protein produces the protein MNIWITGAAGFVGSRLVRLLLEEGAVDFAHLLLLDRRSDQIYADPRVEAMRGDFFDRELLAAASAYPPDWVFHLASIPGALAEREFALGQRVNLEGTLALLEALRSFRRSPVVVFASSVAVYGSPLPPLVDDQTPASPSSSYGTQKRIGELLLQDYTRRGYLDGRALRLPGIVARPPGPSGLASAFMSELLRHLEAGIPYTLPVSPQAAMWWMSARCAAENLLHAARLPLASQEPRIFLLPALWASVEEVVAEGARLFGNDRKEMVRYQPDPELEARFGRYPPLEAKRALAQGFHHDESLTNMMVRALEDFSKALRQDR, from the coding sequence ATGAATATCTGGATTACCGGTGCCGCGGGTTTTGTGGGTTCCCGCCTGGTGCGGCTTTTGCTGGAGGAGGGGGCGGTGGACTTCGCCCATCTGCTTCTGCTGGATCGGCGCTCTGACCAGATCTACGCCGACCCACGGGTAGAAGCCATGAGGGGGGACTTCTTTGACCGGGAGTTGCTCGCGGCGGCCTCGGCCTACCCCCCGGATTGGGTCTTCCATTTGGCCAGCATTCCCGGGGCCCTGGCCGAGCGCGAGTTCGCCCTGGGCCAGCGAGTCAACCTGGAAGGTACCCTGGCCCTGCTCGAGGCCCTGCGCAGCTTTAGGCGTTCTCCGGTGGTGGTTTTCGCCAGCAGCGTGGCGGTCTATGGATCGCCCCTGCCGCCATTGGTGGACGACCAGACCCCCGCCTCTCCCAGCTCGAGCTACGGCACCCAAAAGCGCATTGGGGAGTTACTGTTGCAGGACTACACCCGGCGGGGCTACCTGGACGGGCGGGCCCTGCGCCTGCCTGGAATCGTGGCCCGCCCACCTGGCCCCTCAGGGCTGGCCTCGGCCTTCATGAGCGAGCTTTTGCGCCACCTAGAGGCCGGGATTCCCTACACCCTCCCGGTCTCCCCCCAGGCCGCCATGTGGTGGATGTCGGCCCGATGCGCTGCGGAGAACCTGCTGCACGCAGCCCGGCTGCCGTTGGCCTCCCAGGAGCCCCGGATCTTCTTGTTGCCTGCGCTTTGGGCCTCCGTGGAGGAGGTGGTGGCCGAAGGAGCGCGGCTTTTTGGGAACGACCGGAAGGAGATGGTGCGTTATCAACCCGATCCCGAGCTCGAGGCCCGTTTTGGCCGCTACCCACCCCTCGAGGCAAAGCGGGCCTTGGCCCAGGGCTTCCACCACGATGAGAGCCTTACGAATATGATGGTGCGGGCGCTGGAAGATTTCTCGAAGGCGCTGCGCCAGGATCGTTGA
- a CDS encoding fumarylacetoacetate hydrolase family protein — protein sequence MRIARMQLPAPDGPEVRIVVAFRREPGRWVDVRRAARLNFERKGATPMAAQRLAQALVPSSLSAALENGEAFLEALARAAEDTSGEAIAPEGRLVAPLDPSLYRDFLSFEVHFTNAARLHNHGVAPVLYEMPVGYMGNAHAFIGPDEEVPWPFYAKEKMDYELELGIVVGRGGRNLRPEEATGHILGLTILNDFSARDIQLREMQGRLGPAKGKHFCNAVGPVIVTLDELPSRDLQMTARVNGEVWSSGNSGSMLWSLEELVAWASAGEPLPAGALLGSGTVGWGCGMELQRYLNPGDVVELEVEGIGVLRNRLGRPPAEGWLPSPKTPHLEV from the coding sequence ATGAGAATCGCCCGTATGCAACTTCCCGCTCCCGATGGCCCCGAGGTGCGCATCGTGGTGGCCTTCCGGCGTGAGCCTGGCCGCTGGGTGGACGTCCGCCGCGCCGCCCGGCTGAATTTTGAGCGCAAAGGGGCTACCCCTATGGCCGCCCAACGGCTGGCCCAGGCTTTGGTCCCGAGCAGCCTGAGCGCAGCCTTGGAAAACGGTGAGGCCTTCTTAGAGGCCCTGGCCCGGGCCGCCGAGGACACCAGCGGCGAGGCCATTGCCCCTGAGGGCCGGCTGGTGGCTCCCCTAGACCCCAGCCTCTACCGCGACTTCCTCTCCTTCGAGGTACACTTTACCAACGCCGCCCGCCTGCATAACCACGGGGTGGCCCCGGTGCTCTACGAGATGCCCGTGGGCTACATGGGCAATGCCCACGCCTTCATCGGCCCCGACGAGGAGGTGCCCTGGCCCTTTTACGCCAAGGAAAAGATGGACTACGAGCTCGAGCTGGGCATCGTGGTGGGACGCGGGGGGCGCAACCTGAGGCCAGAGGAGGCCACTGGGCACATCCTGGGCCTCACCATCCTCAACGACTTCAGCGCCCGCGATATCCAGCTGCGCGAGATGCAGGGCCGACTGGGGCCGGCCAAGGGCAAGCACTTCTGCAACGCGGTGGGGCCGGTGATCGTGACCCTGGACGAACTGCCCTCGCGCGACCTCCAGATGACCGCCCGGGTCAACGGTGAGGTCTGGTCGAGCGGAAACAGCGGCAGCATGCTCTGGTCGCTGGAGGAGCTGGTGGCCTGGGCTTCGGCGGGCGAACCCTTGCCTGCCGGAGCCCTTTTAGGTAGCGGGACGGTGGGATGGGGTTGCGGCATGGAGCTGCAGCGGTATCTGAACCCCGGGGACGTGGTGGAGCTCGAGGTGGAGGGGATCGGGGTGCTGCGCAACCGCCTGGGCCGACCCCCTGCCGAAGGCTGGCTCCCCAGCCCCAAGACCCCCCACCTCGAGGTGTAG
- a CDS encoding DUF2939 domain-containing protein, translating to MSVETQEKATPTLKKPGFWFVVLAGLLLLAYAWFSPYLALIGIQRAIQSNNAAALERYIDFPRVRESLKADFNRLLVEQAQQDQTGFGALGLLFAAPLVDQMVDALITPEGLASIGTDQEPQKGDLEAVGDWRLRREGFSRALLHPKDNPDEGLLMERQGLGWKVVRLQIKTLPQAR from the coding sequence ATGAGCGTTGAAACCCAGGAAAAAGCAACCCCAACGCTCAAGAAGCCGGGGTTCTGGTTCGTAGTGTTGGCTGGGCTGCTGCTGCTGGCCTACGCCTGGTTTTCGCCCTATCTAGCCTTGATAGGCATTCAACGGGCCATTCAGAGCAACAACGCCGCGGCCCTCGAGCGCTACATCGACTTTCCCCGGGTGCGCGAGAGCCTCAAGGCCGACTTCAACCGCCTATTGGTAGAGCAGGCCCAACAAGACCAGACCGGCTTTGGGGCGCTGGGGCTGTTGTTCGCGGCTCCCTTGGTGGATCAGATGGTGGATGCCTTGATCACCCCCGAAGGCCTGGCCAGCATCGGTACCGACCAGGAACCGCAGAAGGGCGATCTCGAGGCGGTTGGCGACTGGCGCCTCAGGCGAGAGGGGTTTTCCCGGGCCTTGCTACACCCCAAGGATAACCCCGACGAGGGGCTTTTGATGGAACGGCAAGGTCTGGGCTGGAAGGTAGTACGGCTACAGATCAAGACCCTTCCCCAAGCCCGGTAA
- a CDS encoding fumarylacetoacetate hydrolase family protein: protein MPFHLGTFQAAGGPPFAGLVQQGQVVAVAALRPLCRRLGYELFQPESVLGLLEDWPRNYPALVRAVEAIRAGEAKELPFIAETQLQTLPPVYLPRQIFCSGANYKKHVVDLIVAQGGPHLAHMSPEERHEWGQRRMDERASRGQPFVFTKLPTSIIGPYDTLWLPPEVEQADWELELGVVMGRPARRVRREEALEYVAGYVVVNDITARELVYRPDIPEMGMDWLASKNAPGFLPMGPYLTPAAFVADPQNLTLTLKLNGQVMQHESTADMIFGVAQLIEFISAHVQLLPGDLICTGSPAGNGMHYSRFLQNGDLMEGSITGLGTQRTLCRLEQVPSAAPAIASKEVG from the coding sequence ATGCCTTTTCATTTGGGTACCTTTCAGGCTGCCGGTGGACCTCCTTTTGCCGGGCTGGTGCAGCAAGGGCAAGTGGTGGCGGTGGCCGCCCTGAGGCCCCTCTGCCGCCGGCTGGGCTATGAGCTATTCCAGCCGGAGAGCGTGCTCGGGCTTCTAGAGGACTGGCCACGCAACTATCCGGCATTGGTGCGGGCAGTGGAGGCCATCCGTGCCGGGGAGGCCAAGGAGCTGCCCTTTATCGCCGAGACCCAGCTCCAAACGCTACCCCCGGTCTACCTGCCGCGGCAGATTTTCTGCTCCGGAGCCAACTACAAAAAGCATGTGGTGGACCTGATCGTGGCCCAGGGGGGGCCTCACCTTGCCCATATGAGTCCAGAAGAGCGGCATGAATGGGGACAGCGCCGCATGGACGAACGGGCCTCGAGGGGCCAGCCCTTCGTCTTCACCAAGCTGCCCACCAGCATCATTGGCCCCTACGACACCCTCTGGCTACCCCCAGAGGTGGAGCAGGCCGACTGGGAGCTCGAGCTGGGCGTGGTGATGGGCCGCCCGGCACGCCGGGTGCGGCGCGAGGAGGCCCTGGAGTACGTGGCTGGGTATGTGGTGGTCAATGACATCACTGCCCGCGAGCTCGTCTACCGGCCCGACATCCCCGAGATGGGGATGGACTGGCTGGCTTCCAAGAACGCCCCAGGCTTCCTCCCCATGGGCCCCTACCTCACCCCGGCGGCTTTCGTGGCTGATCCACAGAACCTCACCCTTACCCTCAAGCTCAACGGCCAGGTCATGCAGCACGAGTCCACCGCGGACATGATCTTTGGAGTGGCCCAGCTCATCGAGTTTATCTCGGCCCATGTGCAACTTCTGCCCGGGGACCTGATCTGCACCGGTTCCCCGGCAGGCAACGGCATGCACTACAGCCGCTTCCTACAAAACGGTGACCTGATGGAGGGCAGCATCACTGGCCTGGGTACCCAGCGCACCCTCTGCCGCTTGGAGCAAGTGCCCAGCGCAGCCCCAGCAATCGCAAGCAAGGAGGTCGGATGA
- a CDS encoding CRISPR-associated endonuclease Cas3'' produces the protein METNAADSLRASHEKALRLVRILELLRLKPWTAQQLAAALGVKKRAVLYYLEDLRGLEPHLGFRLLHDEIRHTYALSSGVVLSDIEKVVAHTALRMLYHHSPGHNQQYLEAMLKLARGLPEPARTIAQKSAEAMAAREPGLEGGNLEKIANAWFRRQLIRFEYQLPERRDPVSFELETYFIEVSRANMAVYVIGRERSYKNELRTFKLARMRFVTLIGPTEAYEIPEGFDPKEYLSDAWGVVGSGGRPVRVRLRFSPQAVQRIREGGYPNLRELEEGDDGSLVVELRVGADEEGFPLELLSWIQGWGPRVEVLEPEVLRQRWLEEARAVVERYASSRPHYWAHTHPDPSRWQPLREHLGRVAELAAARARAFGEAEKGWLAGRLHDVGKYGDLFQRRLEGKERGLDHWSAGAHLALFEYCAPQVALAIQGHHIGLQSGAKESLKEMRLREDGRGFPGELRLSEARLELLRERWQADGLELPPPRQAQIALPQNAAAMLETRMLFSALVDADFLDTEAHLRGPEARPTPPPLQAARALERLEARLQELAQDQGLPSAIRRLRQQVSEACARAAQQDARLFTLTAPTGSGKTLAMLRFALRRAVQDPRIRRIVVVLPYLSILDQTVRIYRELFADFGPHYILEDHSLAYRPLRKDSSDEQDLQERERRLLSENWEAPIVLTTHVQLLESLHASRPGACRKLHNLAGSVLLFDEVQTLPTHLAVPTLKTLSHLASDKYGAVVVFATATQPAFDSLHSKVQENEPQGWQPREIVPDPAALFGQSRRVAVEWRLKNPTPNPALATLLEADPQALVVLNLKRQAHRLFRLAQERGLEGLYHLSTALCPAHRKRALEEIQARLEAAQPCRLIATQVVEAGVELDFPVGYRALGPLEAIAQTAGRVNRHGLRPEGRLVVFWPEDEGYPDRAYAQAAGLTRALQAEGGLELTPEAFRRYYHSLYGLQSVSDPEIEGLIKTQNYAELARRYRIIETSAVNVVVPYDDEARALMQEARERGIAADWIHRARPYAVPYFLPKGGPPPFLETVFLRYGRAEAPDWYLCPDPALYDASLGFIPEEGSGVGLVI, from the coding sequence ATGGAAACCAACGCTGCGGATTCGCTCAGGGCCTCCCACGAGAAAGCCCTGCGGCTGGTGCGGATCCTCGAGCTGCTCAGGCTCAAGCCCTGGACCGCCCAGCAGCTCGCCGCCGCCCTCGGGGTCAAGAAGCGGGCGGTGCTGTACTACCTCGAAGACCTGCGGGGGCTCGAGCCCCACCTGGGCTTCCGCCTGCTGCATGACGAGATCCGGCACACCTACGCCCTGAGCTCTGGCGTGGTGCTCAGCGACATCGAAAAAGTGGTCGCGCACACCGCCCTGCGGATGCTCTACCACCACTCGCCCGGTCACAACCAGCAGTACCTCGAGGCCATGCTCAAGCTGGCCCGCGGCCTGCCCGAGCCGGCCCGGACCATCGCGCAAAAGAGCGCCGAGGCCATGGCGGCGCGGGAGCCCGGCCTCGAGGGGGGCAACCTCGAGAAGATCGCCAACGCCTGGTTCCGCCGGCAACTCATCCGCTTCGAGTACCAGCTCCCCGAGCGGCGCGATCCCGTGAGCTTTGAGCTGGAGACCTACTTCATCGAGGTCTCGCGGGCCAACATGGCCGTTTACGTCATCGGCCGCGAGCGCAGCTACAAGAACGAGCTACGCACCTTCAAGCTCGCGCGGATGCGCTTCGTCACCCTGATCGGTCCGACCGAGGCCTACGAGATCCCCGAGGGCTTCGACCCCAAAGAGTACCTCTCCGACGCCTGGGGCGTCGTGGGGAGTGGGGGCAGGCCGGTGCGGGTGCGGCTGCGCTTCTCACCCCAGGCCGTCCAGCGCATCCGGGAGGGGGGCTACCCCAACCTCAGAGAGCTGGAGGAGGGCGACGACGGCAGCCTGGTGGTGGAGCTCCGCGTGGGCGCCGACGAGGAGGGTTTCCCCCTCGAGCTGCTCTCCTGGATTCAGGGTTGGGGGCCGCGCGTGGAAGTGCTGGAGCCGGAGGTGTTGCGGCAGCGCTGGCTCGAGGAGGCCCGGGCGGTGGTGGAGCGCTACGCCTCGAGCCGGCCCCACTACTGGGCCCATACCCACCCCGATCCCTCCCGCTGGCAGCCCTTGCGGGAGCACCTGGGCCGCGTGGCCGAGCTGGCTGCGGCCAGGGCGCGGGCTTTTGGCGAGGCGGAGAAGGGGTGGCTGGCCGGCCGCCTGCACGACGTGGGCAAGTACGGCGACCTTTTCCAGCGCCGGCTGGAGGGCAAAGAGCGGGGGCTGGACCACTGGTCGGCGGGAGCCCACCTCGCCTTGTTCGAGTACTGCGCGCCCCAGGTGGCCCTGGCCATCCAGGGCCACCACATCGGCCTGCAGAGCGGGGCCAAGGAGAGCCTCAAGGAGATGCGGCTACGGGAGGATGGCCGGGGTTTCCCGGGCGAGCTGCGCCTGAGCGAGGCCCGGTTGGAGCTGCTCAGGGAACGCTGGCAAGCCGACGGCCTCGAGCTGCCCCCACCCCGCCAGGCCCAGATAGCCCTTCCGCAGAACGCCGCGGCCATGCTCGAGACCCGCATGCTCTTCTCGGCCCTGGTGGACGCCGATTTTCTGGACACCGAAGCCCACCTACGGGGGCCGGAAGCCCGCCCCACCCCGCCCCCCCTGCAGGCCGCGCGAGCCCTGGAGCGGCTCGAGGCCCGCCTGCAGGAGCTGGCCCAGGACCAGGGCTTACCCTCAGCCATCCGCCGACTTCGCCAGCAGGTCTCTGAGGCCTGTGCAAGGGCCGCACAACAAGACGCCCGCCTCTTTACCCTCACCGCCCCCACCGGCAGCGGCAAAACCCTGGCCATGCTGCGCTTCGCCCTGCGCCGGGCTGTGCAAGACCCCCGCATACGGCGCATCGTGGTGGTGCTCCCCTACCTGTCCATCCTCGACCAGACCGTGCGCATCTACCGCGAGCTGTTCGCCGATTTTGGGCCCCACTACATCCTGGAAGACCACAGCCTGGCCTACCGCCCGCTGCGCAAGGATTCCTCCGACGAGCAAGACCTACAGGAGCGCGAGCGCCGCCTCTTGAGCGAGAACTGGGAGGCCCCCATCGTCCTCACCACCCACGTGCAGCTGCTGGAGAGCCTGCACGCGAGCCGCCCCGGGGCCTGCCGCAAGCTGCACAACCTGGCCGGGAGCGTGCTGCTGTTCGACGAGGTCCAGACCCTGCCCACCCACCTGGCGGTGCCCACCCTCAAGACCCTTTCGCACCTGGCCAGCGACAAGTACGGCGCGGTGGTGGTCTTCGCCACCGCCACCCAGCCGGCCTTCGATAGCCTGCACAGCAAAGTTCAGGAAAACGAACCGCAGGGCTGGCAGCCGCGGGAGATCGTACCGGACCCGGCTGCGCTCTTTGGCCAAAGCCGGCGAGTGGCGGTGGAATGGCGGCTCAAAAACCCCACCCCCAACCCGGCCCTGGCGACCCTGCTGGAGGCCGACCCCCAGGCTTTGGTGGTGCTCAACCTCAAGCGGCAGGCCCATAGGCTCTTTCGGCTGGCCCAAGAACGGGGCCTGGAGGGGCTTTATCACCTCTCCACCGCGCTGTGCCCGGCCCACCGGAAGAGGGCGCTGGAGGAGATCCAGGCCCGCCTGGAGGCCGCTCAACCCTGCCGCCTGATCGCCACCCAGGTGGTGGAGGCCGGGGTGGAGCTGGATTTCCCGGTGGGCTACCGGGCCTTGGGGCCCTTGGAGGCCATCGCCCAGACCGCGGGCCGGGTCAACCGGCACGGCCTGCGCCCGGAGGGGCGGCTGGTGGTCTTTTGGCCCGAGGACGAAGGCTACCCCGACCGGGCCTACGCCCAGGCCGCCGGGCTCACCCGGGCTTTGCAGGCCGAGGGGGGCCTCGAGCTCACCCCCGAGGCCTTCCGCCGCTACTACCACAGCCTCTACGGGCTGCAAAGCGTAAGCGACCCCGAGATCGAAGGGCTCATCAAAACCCAGAACTACGCCGAGCTGGCCCGCCGCTACCGGATCATCGAAACCTCGGCGGTGAACGTGGTAGTCCCCTACGACGACGAGGCCCGGGCGCTGATGCAGGAGGCGCGCGAGCGCGGCATCGCCGCGGACTGGATCCACCGGGCCCGGCCCTACGCGGTGCCCTACTTCCTGCCCAAGGGCGGCCCGCCGCCTTTCCTGGAGACGGTTTTTCTGCGCTACGGACGGGCCGAGGCCCCCGACTGGTACCTGTGCCCGGACCCTGCCCTCTACGACGCCTCCCTGGGCTTCATCCCGGAGGAAGGGAGCGGCGTGGGGTTGGTCATATAG